CGGTCCCGTTTCACGCGCTCTGCGAGAAAGAGGGCCTCGGCGCCCTCGAGAAAGCGCTGCGCCCGGCCGCGGTGGGGCTCGGCTACGGCTGGCTCGAGAAGACCCCGGCCGCGTACGTGGCCAAGTACTATCCCGTCGAGACCCTGGTACCCGTGGGCAGCTGGAACTTCTGGGAAGGGGGCTACCAGGAGGTCTGGAAGCGGCAGGCCGCGCTGCTCGGCGACCGTGTGAAGTGCGACACCGACGTGCGCGGCATCGAGAGGGGCCCAGACGGCGTCACGGTGCACACCGACAAGGGCGACATGCAGTTCGACCAGCTCGTGATGGCGGCCCCTCCAGCCGCTGATCTCGCGATGCTCGACGCCACGCCCGAGGAACGAGCGCTGCTGAGCCAGGCGAAGACGGTCGACTACCGCGTCTACGTGGCCGAAGCCGAAGGCCTGCCACGAGAGATCGGCTACGTCTATGACAACATGGATGAGGCCCACGCGGGCCACCCCATCTGCTTCTATCCGCACCAGCCCGACCGCAACCTGTACACCTTCTACGTGCTCAACGACGACAAGAAGACCGACGCCGAGGTCGAGGCGAACATCGCCGACGATGTGAAGAAACTCGGTGGAACCCTGGGGGCGGTGCGCGAATCGGCGCGCTGGTCATACTTCCCGCACGTGACGGCCGACGCCATGGCCAACGGCTACTATGGGCGGCTCGAAGGCCTGCAGGGACAGAACCGTACCACCTACGTGGGCGAGCTGTTCAACATGTCGACGGTGAACCACTCGGTGGAGTACGCGCAGCAGGCCATGGAACGGTTCTGAGGCGCGCTGGGGGAAGGCCTCACTCGTTCCTGGCCCGGAGGTTCTTCGACAGAAGGGCGACCAGGCGATCGCGATGATCGCTGGCCACGGAAGTGAAGGCCACCCCCAGTTCCCAGGTGTCGGCTTCACGCTTGAGGCAGCGCACCACCACTCCCTGACACATCAGCGGGGCGTCCTTGGAGGCCAGGATGATGCTCGCGCTCACCGACGTGTTGCGCGGCAGCGGCGCACCCACCGAGATGAGCGCGCCGCCCACGGCGATGTCGCGCACCAGGCCGTCGAAGGTCCCGTCACTTGCCGTGCCGACGACCACGGGAAGCTCAGCCGCGAGGCGCGGCGCCTTGCGATTCTCGCGACCCTCGCCCACGCTGACCTTGCACTCCTCGAGAAGGAAGCGCGCCACCGACTCGCGCTGGGCCTTCGTCCTGGTATCGAAGGTGAGGCCCGCCTGGAAGCTCGTTCTCTCTCGAGAGGCCCGCACCCACAC
The sequence above is a segment of the Pseudomonadota bacterium genome. Coding sequences within it:
- a CDS encoding PilZ domain-containing protein, with translation MGWTDIIERFKYVVGLSGAQVAAEERRRMQRVSRQIGLIGVRDLPVQVVLTALDIGPRGLRVEGERRLKNGERLFLYKTAPDGNRRNMVWKRVLDFGKDPTAPCATVVWVRASRERTSFQAGLTFDTRTKAQRESVARFLLEECKVSVGEGRENRKAPRLAAELPVVVGTASDGTFDGLVRDIAVGGALISVGAPLPRNTSVSASIILASKDAPLMCQGVVVRCLKREADTWELGVAFTSVASDHRDRLVALLSKNLRARNE